The following DNA comes from Erigeron canadensis isolate Cc75 chromosome 3, C_canadensis_v1, whole genome shotgun sequence.
attaaattaataaagtatCTGAGTCCcaagattattaatttatagaggtgtTACTGTATCTTAATGTACGAACCAAAACAAAACTAGAATGTACGAACCAAAACAAAACTAAAGTGTCcttttggaaaagaaaaaaaattccaacAATAATACAAGATATAACCTGAAGTCCTAAACTACCCTCTAAAAAGAATAATGCTAGTACAATAGGAGTATTATATGCTTTAAACATCAAACTAAAAACCCAATACGCAACTATTGGAATACAAAAAGTTTGCATGAACACGTTATAaatggtcatatatatatatgtacaataaTCATTCTTTATAGCGGCAATTAAAAGAACTAGCTAATTACGAGTTCCAGCTAATTAATAAAGTCTGATACATGTTTTTAGAGGACTTCAAATCGTTcaataattgaaaatttttgttGCAATACAACAACTAACATTGCATGCTTTTGAAGCATGTACATGCATCATAATATAGCATATTGGTAACATGAAAAGTGATATTGATCGATATgatgattgatatatatattaatgattaattaattaaagatatatgtgcgtatatatatctaccatgcatagatagatagatggatGAGGTTACTTGAGCCACCTTTGCTTGATTCTCGTCTCCGGTGGTCCAATGAATAATTCGGTTTCCACATCCGAGTTCTCCCCATTTTCTAAAACACGCAAGTCTACTGATCTCGTTTCTTCTGTGATGATCACTTGATCCTTTTGGTTTTGACACTGAAAAAAGGCAAGACATTTATATATCTCCCAGAAAAGTTTTAAGAAATTGTTCTTGCCAATTGTCGACCCTAGTTATTGATTTAGATtgtaaatacgagtatatataaaaaagaattttttaaaaaaaaaaacgtactGACCTTCTCCGTAAGTATTGCATTTTCATCTGCTAGCATTTTCTCCTGGATATATAATTCCATTTAATTCATCGTCAATAGAAAtcgaataattaattaattgagcAATGTAGCTACATACATTGACAGCGTATAGATACAACATTGCTCAAGATTTGGGGATTTTGTGCGCTAGCTAGCTAGGATATTATATATAGACTAGTAATTAATTACCTTTGAGCGTAGTTGCTGGATCTGTTCATTGTACACTTGCATCTAAAACAtgtaaatatcaaataataatattcgATCAGCAACCAAAAAAGTATTAATTTGTAAAGATCGATTCCACAACTAATAAACCTACCCTAAAATCGGCAGATGAAAATAACTGAAAGATCGATcacgtacgtacgtacgtaccttTTGTGCTCGAATTATGCGTACACTCCTTTCTAGCTGCTGTTCAATCTGCAGTAGTTCTTCCATGCTGGTTGTTCCCAATCCTTCCCCCAAAAGTTTCCTGCAATTAATTATTccattacatatacatatttaagaTCGATCGAGATATCCAGTAGCGCCGTTTTTATGTATAAGAttcaaaaacacaaaattaatgTTGCGTTGTTTCATTCACTGACTGTAATGTAATTATCAGTAGTAGCGTGCCaattaattactcgtaatatatatatatttatatggaagAAGAATTGCACCTTTTTGCTACTTCTAGGAGCTCTACCTTCTTTGCCATGCTAGCTGTTTCATCCTTCAAATGCTGCAAAAGTATAGTAGTACATCAGTTATAAGTTACTCCTAATTAAAAGCtgatgattaattaattaactaagtacgaaaaaaatgataattaagtTCATTCTCGAAACTTTATGAACCTGAACATCTTCTACACTTGAAGTATCTGTTTGAACATCTTTTACATGAGCTCTATATCGTTCAATTGTCTCCTGCATGCTGATATACCCCAAGGAAAACCTTGTTATCATCAAATATCATTGCGGCACTGATACAAACAGTTACTCCCTCCatctcaatttaaatgtccaaatttgaccgtaaatatttttgtttagatAATATGATACCTAATGAAATAACTATCaatgaataatatatttaaaacttaatttattcatatattttacattagttattgtaaaaaaaaagggtaaatgggtgCTAACCCTCAGGTCTCATGTTCCATTTTGGTACTCAGAGCGCACACCACAACATTAGTTAGTGTATAATGCACACAAAAtaatttatggtcaaagttgcgaAAGAAAGACTTCgaaagtcaaaataggacatttaaattgagatGGAGAGAGTATTAGGTCAATGCGGGTAAGAAGCACTATGTATGTGTGTTGGTCTATGAACCAAAAGGTTGTGAGTTCAAATTAATCTCATTGTGAAAATATATGTGAATTCTTATACATGGGATGTtaattgatattatatatatatgtgtgttttttttttaaataagaaaatcaaGCCAAATAAGATAAAAGTGGAGCTCTAGTATTTTTCATAGTTATATGATTTAATAATTAGGAATTATTACTTCATGCATACCATGcatataaaatttgttgtatatatttgtgtgtgtataaatGTTTTTATGTCTACAAATAAACTCCTATtgaacacacacatatatattcgaGAAAAGGTTCGTGTGGTTGATTTGGAAGAAGCATTAGGAtttctatattataacttgatgttcgtatgtgaatgatatatgtgaatatatatattcattcacatatgaactatcatgttatacttataattagctatgttcatatgtgaacagTTCTCTTAGCTTATtctttatgttcatatatatatatatatatatatatttacttgtgATTAAATGAATTAATATGATATTCTAGCTAAGTTGCTACAATTATTAAAAGCAGAAAAACTTAATATAATTAATCTACAAGTGTTTCAAGAAATTCTAAAACGAACTATGTCTCCTTGATTCTCTACAATTATTATTAGTccgtattaattatatatatggttcCTTGTATGGTCAACTTGCAACAAGTCATTTATAAAGGAGACGATAGCTGAGTGTGCGAAAAAGTTAAAGTCATTGAATGTATGAATCAAGTGATCGatcatcttattattttaaacaGTTCATACCTAAAAagagactatatatatatatggttatttaatagtaattaagtaattaattaacaaaggtTAGCTATCGAAAAGATACTACGATGCTACAAGTTGCATATTATATAATCCTTTTTATTGCTTAATTCAATTCACGTCTTTCTAATGTACCATCCACAAAGATTAATTAAAGAATTAACTGGAGCAGAAGTATAAAAATTTACttacataaataaatagatgAGGATTTTTAAACCAATTGTTTCCTGAAATCGCGACGACACTtctaaatcaattttattataaGTAGTAGTTTTTCAACAAGACGTACAAATTAATGTTCAAAACAAATCCTTTCTGAAATTTGAAAAGCTTATCCTTAGGCGACGATAAAGAAATAAATTGATACACTACAAACAATAATACCGGCCGTTTGTTCATATCACTTTTTGCATACtttaaaaagtatgaaaattTTTATCAGTTAATTATTTACATCCAAAAACATGTATAAAAGTTTTTCACATTTACAAATTGTATATCACAGATATAAATCTAGTATTACAAATTTATCTCTATGCATTCGAGTGTGAATATTTTTTATAGTGGTTATACACTTATAAGTATCACCGTTTTTTTACAACTATAAGACCGTCTTTAAGTATTCTCAGTGTATTAGGATGAATACGCCGGCGTATTCAGTTAAGGGAGCTGGCGTATTCATCGGCGTATTTGCTCGAAGTGGTGGCCATCGCGCTGAAAAGTAGGCGTATTAttgaatgtgtttttttttttcttcttttattttctttgttaaTTTCTTGGTGCATTGGAGTTGAGAATTAGCGTATtggagattattttttttttgtttcaatcGTTTGTAGGTGGCGGCTGAATGCCTGAATGAAGAAGACGACCAGATATGATAATAGTATTTCATacggaatatatttattattaagtttCATTTTTACCCCTAAACTATTACATGTTTCATTTTTACCCCTAATCTAGTTATAATAGTAtcgtatatttttattttaaaccctATGCTTATAcaagatatattattttattaaaaagttttgtattatgtttaatgttaatataataaatttgtaattagtgtttttctaattaaatatgatatgatatttaatattgatataaatgatGATGTGGCAACCAATAAACTGAGATTTCATAGTGAGGGTTAATAATAAAAGTGATTCAGTGTGGTAAGTCAGTGTATTGATGACGTGTTACCAATACACTGAGTTTTGATGTATTGGGTCAAAGATGGTCTAAGTGTGAGAATAATTATGATTTGTTAATTATATTCTTCACACTCGATCGTAACTTTCTTAAAGTTGTATACACAATTTCAAGCGTGATAAAAAAGAGTGTTTTTTGGTTGTAGTGCATAATACCAGCCTAAAGATCTTGAAGCATGGTGAACACATTTTTATAATCGATCATTTATATATTGTAGTGTATAATACCAgcctaaataaaatattttggcTTTATATATTGTTTGGTTTCCGTACgttatatacaaaacaaaacaaataaataaaatattaatattcatgaaaagacaaaatcaaaatacaagtaaaatattactatatgtataataaaataataataataataataggagTAACTGCGAATGGATACTTTTTATGGTAAATTTCAGAAAGGCAAAAGCTGTGACGTTGTTCATGAGTATGAAACAAATAACCATTTCAAGTTAAATGATCAAAATAGGCCAGACAATGAATCAACCAATTTTAAGGGTCATAATGGCCTAACCTTTAAACTTCAGTTACTATATTATATTGAATTACTTCAACATATTAAGTTGctatatttatgtatgttttttttgttcttgttgttgATATACACATGACCAAGAGTATAACACAAAGGTCAACAACAACAGTAGTGAACCTGATTTCCCATGATTTTTGTGTAAcagtattataatatatataatgggggaaaaaaaaaagtataatgaaacattaaaattaaaaaatacatgtttatctggatttctttaattttaattttaattttatgttatttgtctcaaatatatatctaatataaaaTCACATTCATAAATTTACCCATGTACGGATAGAAAATATCAAAGGGACTACTGAAACCCGGACAGATCAAATACACTAtgtatttgtatgtatgtaCGTGTATtcaactatgtatatatatgtgtataaataAATGCAATGAGTaggatatataaaaagaaagaaaaaaacccaGAATTAGTATGTAGAAAAGGGGGGAAAAAACCAATATAAAGTAAAATCAATCAGGAGATGATTGGGTAAGAAAAATGGGACCTGGAGCTAGCAAATTCATAAAGTTTGCCTCTAGGGGAGAAGATGACCAAAGCAACTTCAGCATCACAAAGCACAGAAAGTTCAAAAGCCTTTTTTAGCAACCCATTCCTCCTTTTGGAGAAGGTCACTTGCCTACTTGTAGCATTCTCAATCCTCCTCATTTGTGTCTTCCCTCTCACCATCTTGTAGCTAGACTTTTATTACCTTTATTAATTTACCCTATAACTATGAAAAGgttattagatatataataataataaaggttaACATGCATCAGTTAATAAAATAGTAAATTAAGTACTGGTTTTCAGTGATTTTTTGGGGTCATGGTAAGGTCTCATATGTTCAAGAAAAGGAAGATATATAGGAATAGAAGAGAACCCTTTTTTAAGCGATCAAGATTCAAGATCCATGGATTGAACAAACACTACATATATAGCTCAAAATTTATGTACTTTTTcaatatctttttcttttatagatAGTAGATGTACAATAATGATCTTgatatagaaataaatatggtTTTTTGtgttcatatcatatcatatatatatatacatataagtagAAGAAAGAAAGGTAACCTTACAAAAGAGGCAAAAACCCAGAAAAGGCTGTTCTTTCTttcaagagagagagagaaagaaaaagaaaggagagatgtgtattaaaaaaatcaaaagatagagtAGTGAAACATTGGAGAAATTTTGTTAATTACCTTTTCAAGAAATGTGGTTCTTTGATAAGCTGTATAATATGCAAT
Coding sequences within:
- the LOC122592584 gene encoding MADS-box protein SOC1, which codes for MVRGKTQMRRIENATSRQVTFSKRRNGLLKKAFELSVLCDAEVALVIFSPRGKLYEFASSSMQETIERYRAHVKDVQTDTSSVEDVQHLKDETASMAKKVELLEVAKRKLLGEGLGTTSMEELLQIEQQLERSVRIIRAQKMQVYNEQIQQLRSKEKMLADENAILTEKCQNQKDQVIITEETRSVDLRVLENGENSDVETELFIGPPETRIKQRWLK